CACATCGGTTTCCCCGCCCCCAATGCCCCAGCAAGAGTTCGCCGTACTCTGGGTCGTACTGTTCGTGACCAGCGGCATCACGGGGACCGTTGCTGCTGATCCACCCCGTCCCGACACTGAGGGGAACGGACTCAGCGAAAACGAGTCCGCGACGCTCTGGTCACGGGACGCGGACAACTACATCAGTCAGGAGGCATACCGGGACCGCTACGGCGAGTCCCGGTCCGCACTCCACCAGCTCGCAAACGGGACGGACATCACGTTCAAGCGGCCGCCTGACACCGCCGCAACGTGGACACGCAACGACTTTGAGGATCTCGACGCAGGATCTGCCAATACGTCCGTCCACCCACCCAATGCATCCCTGGAGGACGGGCGATTCATCGCCGACGCACACGCGACCGTGTTTGCGGTTCAGCCGTCGACACGGGCACACCTCGAACCGAGTGAAACACCGCTCTACGTCGCCCCGAACGGGACCGTTCGTGGCCTCGTCGATTATCGGGTACGCGTACCCAACGGCAGTTCCGAGGGGAACACGACCGTCGACTGGTCGCTTGCCGACCACGGGATCGAAGAAATACGAATACGGACGGACAACACGACTGTCGCAACAACCAACGGTTCGCAAACCCCCTCGATCGACTACCGACTCGCCGGTGACGGAGAAGCAACCTTGTCCATCGAAGCCGAGATCCAGGTTCGCCTGAACAAAACCGTTCGGATCGACCGGGGGAACGAAACCGAGGTCAACATCACGTATCCCACCGAGGAACTGACAGTCTCGGACGAGCTCGCCGTCGAGATCTACGATCTATCGGCGTACCCGTACTATGCCGAGTACCCGAACGGGGATACCGGGGTTGCCGTCTACCAGTCCCGGCCTTGGCAAGGGTACACGCTCACAGAAGCGGGCACCACGAGCGTCCGTGGTGTCTGGCGGTTCTACACCGCACGCGACACGGACTGGGACACGCTCGTCAGGACGAACCGCACCGCGAGTTCGACAGTTGAGTCGGATGCGCTCCCCGTCTACGTCCATGCCTATCCGTCGCGGATCGGTCCACGTGCGGAACCAGTGCGGGGCGGGCCGGAGATCGTCGAAACGTGGGGGATCGAGCGGTCGTCGCCGACGGCAACCATCGGTGAGAATGTTCATATCGAGGAAGTTACGGACGCGTACAATACGACCTACGGCGTCGCTGTCCGTGCCGAGACCGTCGACAGGGATGCGTTACAGGTCGCCGGTATCGTTCGCGGAGTCAATGCTTCGATCGAGGAGCCGCAAGCCGATTCTGAGCGGCAGCTACGACGGAGTCACCTCTCTATCGAGGTTATCGAGCAGAACGAGAGCCACGCTACCCTGCGGCTTGAGCTGCGAGATCGGCAGACTGGTGAGCCGATTACGCTCAATGAAAGCCCACGCGGATACCCGATCATTGGAGATTCCCGACGTGGCTACATCACGATAGCTGACCGGCGCGTCGAAACCAACCGCTCGGGCGTGGCCATCGTGACGATCGACCAGCCGGGGATCTACACTGCCCGGTACCAGCCCGGGTCCTGGCGAGATCACGACCCGGCGTACGTCGGCGAGACGGCAACCGTTCGGTGGCATCCGCTCAGAACCATCGAGGGATGGTTTGCGCTGCTGTTCGAAATTGGCTGGCAGCTGCTGCCGTTCATCGTGATGTTTTACGCCGGAACCCGCCTCCTGCGGTTACTCGCACCCGACGACAGCTTCGATAACAAATTATGACACGACAAAGCCATCGCAGTCGACGAACCGTCCTTCGAACAGCTGCTGGTGCTGCCGTTGCGAGCGTCGGCGGATGTCTACGTCCCGATGACAATGGCACCACGAACGGCGCAACCGATGAAGATGATGCCGAAGGCCCGTTCCAGCGCGTCGCCGTCGAGGAGACGATGCTTGTCGTGGAACTCACAACTGACGCCACCGTAGACCGGATCAACCTCATCAAGCCGAATGGAGAGCTATTCGGCCAACGGGAGGTTGCTGCTGGAGTGCAGCAGGCTACGTTTACGATCGGAACGACCTACGAACCTGGCGAGTACCGCGTTCTCGCGCTGCGGAACGGGGAACAGGTGGGCGAAATGACTGTACCTATCCAGCCGGATGTCAGCATTGAGAACGTCGGGATTGGCCGAAATCAGCCGGAGAAAATGTGGGATGCCCCGATCGATGAGATCGGCGAAGAGGCGTTCGTACGGGTTGCAAACCAGGGCACCGGTCCAACAGCGCTCACGAAGCTACTCTTCATCGGCGACGTACCGTATCCGTCCGGTGAGGAGGGTACGAACTACGTGAACGACGAGGATATTAGCGGGATCTATGATCCGGCATCGGAGTCGGAAGCCGATACAGTTGTCCTTCTAGCAAATAGTCGAGTTACAATCTATAGCTCCAGATCCCCGTTTGCGTTCGTTCCCGGTGCTGGAACGTCCTGCACAGACGAACACCAGAGCGGTGAATTTCGGCTAGTCCTCGAAAGAGCAGGGGACGACCAGCGGATCTCGAAATCATATAATATCCAGTATACTGCAGCAGGTGAGACTGACAGCTGCGATATCACCATTGAGGGGAAGTAACCATGGTTGATCTGATCGACGTAGTTCTGGAGGGGATTCAGGAAGTCGTTGACTGGTTTATTGGCCTCTTCAAGGCTGGCCTCCAATCTGGATATGAGGATCTCACCGAGGCGATGTTCGGCACTCCGACGCCACAAACGAGGGGTGCGTTCGTCTTTGGAGAGCCAACGAACGCCCCATGGTCCACAATCCGAGAGGCACTGATCGGCGGTGAGGTTATGCTGATCTCGTTGCTCCTGTTAGTGATGTGTGTCCAGGGACGGCACACGATCCGGATATTCAACATTGGAAGCGCGTATGAGGCCCACAGAACGAAACGAACGGCGTGGGTCGGTGCATTCCTCATCGCCACCTGGTACTGGGTGAGCGTACTGGCTCTCTACCTGATTGATGGATTTACTATCGCACTCGTCCCGGGCCTGGATTCCTTGAGCAACGTGATGCTCAACTTCCTTGAGGTGTCGCTGACAAATCCCGGATTATCGCTTGTCTTTGCACTCATCGGCGGTTTCTCAATGTGGGCCTTAGAGGCACTCTATTACGTTCGAGAGGTCCTCCTCTACGTTTACGTGTACGGGATGCCGATCGCATTTGCCTTCGCGTACGGCAATGTCCCGGTTCTTTCGAACGTTGCGATGGGGTTCAGTAAACGGTTTGTTCCACTCGCGATTCTACCTCTCCCTGCCGCTGTCGTATTCAAGGGATACGATGTTATCTACTCGCAAAACGCTCTCGCACCTGGGTCCCCGTTTTTACGATATCTGGTCGCGGCCTCACTGCCACTGATCGCACTCTACGTGACTTGGAAGACGTTCAAATTTGCAACGCCGCTGACGGCGAGGGTCATTGGTGGCGCGACGAAAGGAGCGGCTCTCGTCGGCGGTGTTGCAGCTGGCTCCTACCTCGGCGGAGCCGGCGTCGCTACGACTGCAGCTCGTTGGGGACCAAAGGCCGCTGCAGGCCATGCGGTCGCTCAGCGAGCCGCAGCGAAGGAGAATAATCGTACCGAAACGAGCAGTTCGCCATCGTACCGCCGCACTGAGAACGATCCCTGACTCCCCTAACAAATGTCGATCGACAAAGACGCAGCCGCACGGCGCATCATGGACCAGTTCGGTGAGGCAAGTCACATCCCCTACCTCAACATCGAGGAAGGCGATGTCGGCGTCCTGATTGCCGTCCCGATAGTCGGCCTGTTCATCGCCGGCCTCACCGGCATCGAATCACTCGCCCTGCCGTTCGTCGCTGGTGGCTTCGGCTTCGGCGTCGCGATCGTCTACGTCTCGCCCGACCACCTCAACGCGTGGATGTGGACGAAAGACGTGTATCGCTACGTCAAGCGCCCCCAGATCACGTTCAGCGCCCCGGAGGAAGCCGACAGTGGTACCAACGAGACGGAGCGCAACGAGGGCGGGCTCGCGAACTACACGCCGTTCACGCCCGACGAGCGGACGCAGGACCTCACGAACATCGAACGGGCGTGGCCGGGGGCTGGCGCGATCCAGCGCGCCGACGGCACGATGGAGGCGTTCATCGAGGTCGACCCCGGCAACATGGACTTCGCGATGTCCGACGATTGGGCGCGGCTCCAGGACGCCGGCGAGGAGTTCGCCAACAAGGAACTGGACTCGAAGCTCAAACTCCACGCGACGACCCGCTCGTTCCCGGTCGAACAGATTACGGAAAACATCGAAAACCGCCTGAACGACGAGGACGTCAAAGAGAACCCCATCTTCCGAGAACTCCTCGAGGAGTATCGGGAGACGCGGCCGAAGGAGATGCGCGAACGGGGCATCCAGCAGGTGCGGTACTACATCGGCGTCGAGGTCACCCCACTGGAAGTATACGACCGCTTCCGCGACGAGGGGACGCCGGCCGAGAAGCTGACCCAGTTCCCCGTCATCGGGTTCCTGTTCAACCCGTTCGTGACCCGCCGTGAGGACCTCACCGACGTCGAGCGCCGCGCACAGATGTTCGAGAAGCTGGACAGCCGAGTCAACGACGTCCGGTCGGAGTTCATCCAGCAGGCCTCAGGGTGGTCCGCTCGGCGGCTCAGCACGGTCGAACTCTTCGTGTTGAATATGGACTTCTGGAACGGCCGCGAACACGACTACGACGACGCAGAGAGCGTCGTTCGCGAACAACCCATCATCGGCCACTCGCGCCGGGAGGATGACCACGATGCGTAACCTCGTCCTCCAGACGGGCAGCGGAGCCGTCGGCCAGCTCACAGAGTGGCTGACGAATCCCACCTCAGCTGAAGGGGCCGCCCTCTACATCCTGCTCGCGGTACTGGTCGGTATCGGCGGGAAACTCCTCTGGGACTGGTACACCGACGACGATGAGGAAGAGGTCGAGTTCTCGGATTTGCTCGACGAGGAGACCATCGAACAGGGCGCGGCCGAACGCCAGCTCCTCGACGACATCGCCGAGTCACACAAGACGGTGACGGCGCCGGCGGCGATCGAGTGGGAGACGCGCGCGGCACGGGTCGGCGAGCAGTGGACGACGACGCTGTACATCGCTGACTATCCGGACTACCCCAACGACGGCTACCTCTCCGAGCTCTTCGAGATGACGGACGTGCAGTTCGACCTGACGGCCCACATCACGCCGAAGAACCAGGAGCGGGCGCGGAACGAACTGCAGGATATCGCTGACGACCTTCAGGTGGACGCTGACCTCGAACAGAGCGTGCGGAGTGCCTACCTACAGGAACGCGCCAACGAGGCCGCAGCGACGTACAAGGCCGTCGAGAACGGCGCGAACGTCTTCGACCAGGGGATGTTCATCACGGTCAGAGCCGACGAGAAGGAGGACCTCCGCGACGCCGTCCAGAAGGTCAAGAGCGCACTCCGCGACGATCCGGCGAACCTCACGCCGAAGACAGCGATCTGTCGGCAGGATCTTGCCCTCCAGTCCGCTGCGCCCATCGGCGACAACGAGTTCGGCCGGACGTCGATTGCGCTCGGCGGCGCCGTCGGCGCGCTGCTGTCCTCGCCGCACAACGCGACGATCCTCGAGGAGGGTGGCGTCGAGTTCGGGATTCACAAAGATAACCAGAGTCCGGTCGTCATCGACCCGTTCGCGCGGGACAACGGCTACGCGATGTTCACCGTCGGCGACACGGGGTCGGGGAAGTCGTTCAGTTCGAAGCAGAACTTCATCCGCTCCATCGAGCAGAGCAAGGACCGGATCGGCATCATCCTCGAGCCGCTGAACAACTGGGCGGGGGTCGCCGAAGCGCTTGACGCCAAACGCATCACGGTCGGCGGGACGCTCGGCCTGAACCCCTTGGAGATTCGGGAGACGCCCGAGCATGTCCAGCGGGCGATGGGCGAGGACGCGAGCCCGTTCAACGAGAAGCTCGACGACGCGATGAGCTTCCTCACCAACTTCTTCGCGCTCCGCGGCATCTCGCTGGGCGACCGCCGGACGACGCTGGAACTCGGGCTCAAGCGGGCGTACAAGCGCAACGGGATTACCGACGACATCTCCACGCACGGCAACCCGACCCCGACGATTCAGGATATGATGGACGTCTTCGAGGAGATGGTCAACGACCCCGAGGAGTTCGTCGTCCGGTCCGACGAGGAGGCGGGGAAGATCAAGGAGGACGCGACGTGGCTCCTCGACCAGCTTCGCCCCTTCGAGGACGACGGTCGCCACGCCAACCTCGGCCAGGAGTCCGACTTCGATATCCGTGACGAGAAGGTCATCTACCTCGACCTCGCCCAGCAGGAGGGCAGCGTCGACAGCAGCACGGCACTGACGATGCAGTTGCTGATCTCACTGGTGTACGAGCGGGCGAAAGTCTCGGAGAAGGAGGTCGTGTTCTACATCGACGAGGCGCGCTACATCATGCAGGACGCCGCGAGCCTGGCGTTTCTTGAGACGGTGTTCCGCCACCACCGGCACCACGACCTCTCGATCCGGCTGGTTACGCAGACCGTCGACGAATTCTTCGAGCACGCCGAGAGCGAGGCCATCCTCGACCAGTGTGCGGTCAAGCAATTCCACCGTCTCGATGGGATGGACGAGGAATGGGCTGATGAGTTCGGCCTAAACTACGCACAGATGCGGTTCGTCCAAGATGCCGTGCCGGGCAACGAGGACGCCGGCTTCTCCGAGGCGCTGGTGGGCGTCGACGGCGAGTGGCGCGGCATCCAGGTCAAAGCGATGCCCAAGGAGAAGCAGGTTATCGACTTCGACCCGACCTCCCAAGTTCGATCCTCGCTGCCCGGCGCCGGCGACGACGCCGTCGATACCGAGATGGAGGAGTTCCAGGACGAGCTCGAGCATCGAGCAACGAACGGAACGAACGAAACGAGCGAACTGAACGAGGAATCAGACGCCGTCGAAGCCGAGCCAGACGGCGGGTCAACGGAGGGGACCAACGATGGCTGAGTACCTTCGCGTCACGCCGACATCCGAGCGACTCGATCCGGAGAGTATCCCCCGAGTCCTCGACAGCCTCCACAAGCTGACCACGCCCGGCTCGTCGGGTCTCGGGGCGAAGCTGAACCCACTCCACAGTGAGACACCACCCCGATTCGAGTTCCTCGCGATCAGTGATGGCCCGGACGACCCGGTAGAGTTCTTCTACGGGGCCGATGCCCATCTCGATACGCTCGAGAAACGCCTCCGCTCCATCTATCCGGCCACGTTCGACATCGAGCGGGTTGACGTCGACGTCGCTGCCCGGCTCATTCAGCCAGTCGAGTTCACACCGCAGGAGTTCGTCGACCACTACGAGGCCGGACGGCTGCAGTACGAGTTTAGCCCGGCAGAACAGTACGACATCGTCGACGAGGAATCAGGGGACTCCGAGCCAGCCGAAGCGGACCCCGTTGTCGACGGCGGTACGGCAGCCACGAGCGTCCCCGATCATCACGTTACTGTCGGGGACTCAGCCCTCGAACTAGCGCCGCCCGATGCACTTCCAGACGACGAGGAAGAGCGACGGACCATCGAGAAGCCGACGATGACACCGGCGGGAACGATTCTGGCTCGCCCGGCACAGGATGCTGTCTCGCCGCTCGTTGTCCGGTGGTGTGGCGCCGCGTCGCGGAAGCAGGACTGGATGACCTCGCTGACGCCGTTCACAGCGGAGGAAACGAACGGCGATCTCTCATCCGTCGACGAGCCCGGCGCGGCGCTGGCGTCGCTGATCGACCATCTGATGGAGGCGACAGCGCCGACCGCGTTCCAGGCCGTCTTCCAACGGCGTGCCAGCTGGCAGTCCGACGCGGAGGTGCGGAAAGAGGACCTCGTCGACGGCCGCGACACGTTCTTCCAGGAGGTCGTCGGGTCGTTGCTCGAGGTCGAGGAGCAACGGAGCGACCAGGACGACCGCCAGCTCAGCGAGGCCGTCGAGAAGCGGATCGAGTACATCGATGCGAAGAACGCCAAACGGTCGTTCACGGTCAACATCCGGGCCGTCGGCGTCCCCACCGACGACACCCGCGACGACCTCGATGGTCGGATGGACTCGCTCCTCCCCGTGTTCGACCCGCTTGATGGACCGTTCTACGAGGTCGAGGGGCAACGCCTCCGAGACAGCGGCTTCCGTGAGAAAACGAAGGAGAAGAAGGCACGGGCCGCTCTCCAGCGCCTCCTCAATCGCGAGTTGACGACGGGCCGGGGGAAGACACGCCCCGAACTGACTCTCTGTGGAACTGAGCTCGCGAACTTCGTCCTCGTCCCCTCCTCCGAACAGTTGACCGTCGAAGGAACGCGGGGAACCAGAGCCGAACAGCAGAGTCGGAACCCGCTCCCGTGGCCGAATCCGGATCTGATCCAGCAGTTCCAGGACGGGATGGCCATCGGCTACGCGCTCGACGAGAATGGTGAGCCACGACCGGACCCCATCCGAATCCCGCCAGATCTGTTGCCGACGCATTACGGGCGGTTCGCGTCGACTGGTGGCGGGAAGTCGAAGGCCATCATCAACGACGCGCTCTCGCTCCGTGAGACGACTGGTGGCCCCGTCGTCCTCGTCGACCCGAAGGGGGACGGGATGTGTGAGAACTACCTGCGCTGCCACTACGAGCGGTTCGGTGGCCTCGACGACGTCTACCACTTCCGCGTCCCGGAGACAATCCCCGCGTTCTCCTTCTTCGACATCCGGCCTGCGCTCGAGGCGGGTCGCAACCGAGAGGACGCGATTCAGGACAAGGTCGACCACTTCCACGACATCCTCCGGATGATTATGGGCCGCGAGCAGTACGGCCAGGCGTTCGTCGCGAACGAGATTCTTAGCTACCTGATCAAGGCGCTGTTCGACGAGGAGTACGGGAGCGACGTGTTCGGGCTGGACGACCTCTTCGCCGCCGCCCTTCGGATGCAGCGCGACCAGACGATTCCCCCGGTCTCGGCGGACAACCAGAACATCGAGGAATCGCTGACGCGCCACTTCGCGAAGGACAACCACCAGTTCCAGGTGTCGATGGACGCCGTCGGGAACCGCCTCGACAAGCTCAAAGAGGATGCGCATCTCCGCCGGATCTTCAGCCACGTCCCCGAGCAGAACGAGGCCGGCGAGTACGTCGACAACCGGTTCGACTTCCGCGAGTTCCTCGATGAAGACGCCACCATCATCTTCGACCTCGGCGACCTTCGCCCGGAGGCACAGCGAGCGATCACACTCCTGCTGTTGAGCAACCTCTGGGACGCCGTGCAGGTGCGCCGTCGCGACGGTCAGACCGACTACGAGAAGCTCACGAACCTCATCATCGAGGAGGCGGCGCCGGTCGCGTCGACAAAGCTCGTCTCCGAGCAGCTACTGCCCCAAGGCCGGTCGTTCGGCCTGAGTATGGGGCTCGTGATGCAGTTCCCCGAACAGGTGCGGAACCGGAACGAGCGAGCCTATGACGAGGTGCTGAACAACATCAAGACGAAGCTCATCGGCAATATCTCGATCGAACGCGACCTCGCGGAGTCGCTCGCCCACGAGGACCTCAGCCCGACCGAACTCCGCAACCGG
The DNA window shown above is from Halostella salina and carries:
- a CDS encoding VirB4 family type IV secretion system protein produces the protein MTTMRNLVLQTGSGAVGQLTEWLTNPTSAEGAALYILLAVLVGIGGKLLWDWYTDDDEEEVEFSDLLDEETIEQGAAERQLLDDIAESHKTVTAPAAIEWETRAARVGEQWTTTLYIADYPDYPNDGYLSELFEMTDVQFDLTAHITPKNQERARNELQDIADDLQVDADLEQSVRSAYLQERANEAAATYKAVENGANVFDQGMFITVRADEKEDLRDAVQKVKSALRDDPANLTPKTAICRQDLALQSAAPIGDNEFGRTSIALGGAVGALLSSPHNATILEEGGVEFGIHKDNQSPVVIDPFARDNGYAMFTVGDTGSGKSFSSKQNFIRSIEQSKDRIGIILEPLNNWAGVAEALDAKRITVGGTLGLNPLEIRETPEHVQRAMGEDASPFNEKLDDAMSFLTNFFALRGISLGDRRTTLELGLKRAYKRNGITDDISTHGNPTPTIQDMMDVFEEMVNDPEEFVVRSDEEAGKIKEDATWLLDQLRPFEDDGRHANLGQESDFDIRDEKVIYLDLAQQEGSVDSSTALTMQLLISLVYERAKVSEKEVVFYIDEARYIMQDAASLAFLETVFRHHRHHDLSIRLVTQTVDEFFEHAESEAILDQCAVKQFHRLDGMDEEWADEFGLNYAQMRFVQDAVPGNEDAGFSEALVGVDGEWRGIQVKAMPKEKQVIDFDPTSQVRSSLPGAGDDAVDTEMEEFQDELEHRATNGTNETSELNEESDAVEAEPDGGSTEGTNDG
- a CDS encoding ATP-binding protein, with product MAEYLRVTPTSERLDPESIPRVLDSLHKLTTPGSSGLGAKLNPLHSETPPRFEFLAISDGPDDPVEFFYGADAHLDTLEKRLRSIYPATFDIERVDVDVAARLIQPVEFTPQEFVDHYEAGRLQYEFSPAEQYDIVDEESGDSEPAEADPVVDGGTAATSVPDHHVTVGDSALELAPPDALPDDEEERRTIEKPTMTPAGTILARPAQDAVSPLVVRWCGAASRKQDWMTSLTPFTAEETNGDLSSVDEPGAALASLIDHLMEATAPTAFQAVFQRRASWQSDAEVRKEDLVDGRDTFFQEVVGSLLEVEEQRSDQDDRQLSEAVEKRIEYIDAKNAKRSFTVNIRAVGVPTDDTRDDLDGRMDSLLPVFDPLDGPFYEVEGQRLRDSGFREKTKEKKARAALQRLLNRELTTGRGKTRPELTLCGTELANFVLVPSSEQLTVEGTRGTRAEQQSRNPLPWPNPDLIQQFQDGMAIGYALDENGEPRPDPIRIPPDLLPTHYGRFASTGGGKSKAIINDALSLRETTGGPVVLVDPKGDGMCENYLRCHYERFGGLDDVYHFRVPETIPAFSFFDIRPALEAGRNREDAIQDKVDHFHDILRMIMGREQYGQAFVANEILSYLIKALFDEEYGSDVFGLDDLFAAALRMQRDQTIPPVSADNQNIEESLTRHFAKDNHQFQVSMDAVGNRLDKLKEDAHLRRIFSHVPEQNEAGEYVDNRFDFREFLDEDATIIFDLGDLRPEAQRAITLLLLSNLWDAVQVRRRDGQTDYEKLTNLIIEEAAPVASTKLVSEQLLPQGRSFGLSMGLVMQFPEQVRNRNERAYDEVLNNIKTKLIGNISIERDLAESLAHEDLSPTELRNRINTLPSGEWIAQLPSPSFGETGPPPFSLKPLPIAPGHPESDQPLTDPQEDHFESVSRPRMVERTQAQYGLTEPTESGTAPEETGWGSTGTETTGSAADGDAATDPTQSAFISESTTEDASRSTTQPERDSDPDADESEMSSLFGQVTETDEEPTGDQAAQPENGATPVQESSVPVPDDELRQRGLSRDDVRFLNRVLDVMNREDDEYTLLDRMSQLRDEYDDIHIERLTEQDLLEAESAAGRKYYTVLPDGRDLLGRELKAGPGAGDLGEKTPHKVGVRLLELWFHQQDNVVRVDPYYETDDGTVLDVAGFDEDGDLVWAGEAELASNNRHAPVEDYDKLSAVDADAIWAFNNRETALDVLESLADADRIDERVSGRAARSFATIRDAVDDLDAAGLTTVRGFKNLDQELNS